One Antarctobacter heliothermus DNA segment encodes these proteins:
- a CDS encoding peptidoglycan-binding domain-containing protein, with product MKRENFIAAVVGLFMTVPAWAQDADFTADIAEITQRIADTEKVVASYDGGVVQALAQYRLEVLKMNQALLENRQLGAEAGLSPDLVVPSIVPDPARAAEILADIQKQTDVVAVAEAKARSSDGLVQAMALTRAETEKLALAQLKLAWYQAQYGIATPQLAASQPPAVTDDKTEKDPIQAETTAPAWADPDFPDIDYTSGLFSGLAEEGFVMAGWYGILETRAEIDDSPKVLAINFSDYNPEAFQDKRRLLLQCNEGTPSVVYDVDSFMAYNYRSDTVRVTYRIDEADAVNASWSKLTSNQGTGFFGSAGSALMVDLMKSRKLFLRTYDNNGKTFDASFDMRGTAKAVEAVAAACGFSTLNLSKDDLKAIQALLNNAGFDSGTPDGAWGSGSKRAMRAFQETKGLRVTGAPDEASLRALGISF from the coding sequence ATGAAACGAGAAAATTTTATCGCGGCGGTTGTCGGACTGTTCATGACGGTTCCGGCCTGGGCGCAGGATGCGGATTTCACGGCCGATATTGCCGAGATCACCCAACGTATTGCCGACACCGAAAAGGTGGTGGCCAGTTACGACGGCGGGGTTGTGCAGGCTCTGGCACAATACCGTCTCGAAGTTCTGAAAATGAACCAAGCCTTGCTCGAAAATCGCCAGTTGGGCGCTGAGGCGGGCCTTTCGCCGGACCTTGTGGTGCCCTCGATTGTCCCCGATCCGGCCCGTGCCGCGGAAATCTTGGCAGATATCCAAAAGCAGACTGATGTCGTCGCCGTGGCAGAAGCCAAGGCGCGCTCCAGTGACGGTTTGGTTCAGGCCATGGCTCTGACCCGCGCCGAAACCGAGAAGCTGGCGCTCGCCCAGCTGAAACTGGCCTGGTACCAGGCGCAATATGGCATCGCCACGCCGCAGCTTGCCGCCTCGCAGCCGCCGGCAGTCACTGATGACAAAACCGAGAAAGATCCGATCCAGGCCGAAACCACTGCCCCGGCCTGGGCGGATCCAGACTTTCCGGATATCGACTACACTTCGGGGCTGTTCAGCGGGCTTGCCGAGGAAGGCTTCGTCATGGCTGGATGGTACGGCATCCTTGAAACGCGGGCGGAGATCGACGACTCGCCCAAGGTACTGGCCATCAACTTCTCCGACTACAATCCTGAGGCGTTCCAGGACAAGCGCCGTCTGCTGCTGCAATGTAACGAAGGCACGCCGTCCGTCGTCTACGATGTCGACAGCTTCATGGCCTACAACTATCGAAGCGACACGGTCCGCGTCACTTACCGGATCGACGAGGCGGACGCGGTCAACGCCTCATGGAGCAAGCTCACCTCGAACCAGGGCACAGGCTTCTTCGGGAGTGCGGGCAGCGCGCTGATGGTGGACCTGATGAAGAGCCGCAAACTGTTCCTGCGGACGTATGACAACAACGGCAAGACCTTCGATGCGTCCTTCGACATGAGAGGCACGGCCAAGGCCGTCGAGGCCGTGGCCGCCGCCTGCGGCTTCTCGACTTTGAACCTGTCGAAGGACGACCTGAAAGCCATTCAGGCTCTGCTGAACAACGCCGGGTTCGATTCCGGTACACCAGATGGCGCCTGGGGCAGTGGCAGCAAACGGGCCATGCGGGCTTTCCAGGAAACAAAGGGGCTCCGGGTCACCGGCGCCCCCGATGAGGCATCTCTGCGTGCATTGGGGATTTCGTTCTGA
- a CDS encoding RidA family protein, producing the protein MAKPDPVFPSNRQALYETNRYSAATRSGDLLFVSGQVGSREDGTPEPDFATQVQRAFDNLTDVLHAADCSFSDIIDVTSFHTDPEAQFGDIMKAKDRAFPKKPYPNWTAVGVNWLAGFDFEIKVIARIPGRA; encoded by the coding sequence ATGGCCAAACCAGACCCCGTATTCCCGTCAAACCGTCAAGCTCTGTATGAAACCAACCGCTATTCTGCAGCCACCCGATCAGGCGACTTGTTGTTCGTTTCCGGACAAGTGGGAAGCCGTGAAGATGGAACACCGGAACCCGATTTCGCGACACAAGTTCAGCGCGCATTCGACAACTTGACCGATGTATTGCACGCCGCAGACTGCTCATTCAGCGACATAATCGATGTCACAAGTTTTCATACAGATCCCGAGGCCCAGTTTGGTGACATCATGAAGGCGAAGGATCGCGCTTTCCCTAAAAAGCCTTACCCGAACTGGACAGCTGTAGGTGTGAACTGGCTCGCTGGGTTTGATTTCGAAATCAAGGTGATTGCCCGTATCCCCGGGCGCGCCTAG
- a CDS encoding DUF6220 domain-containing protein has product MTADTHDTFVALDRGTPALFVWSARLFPVALAGQFVLDGQSLFAGLPWSIHGMAGGLAAVPIIIIMAAMAFATSYLRGFAWWAFGSLALYGVQIALATGSATLLALHPFNASLLLMAALVLLAKTERRRALHT; this is encoded by the coding sequence ATGACCGCAGACACACACGATACCTTCGTCGCTCTCGACCGAGGCACGCCCGCCCTGTTTGTGTGGTCGGCCCGATTGTTTCCAGTCGCTCTCGCGGGTCAGTTCGTTCTCGACGGACAGTCGCTCTTCGCAGGCTTGCCGTGGTCCATACACGGCATGGCCGGCGGTTTGGCCGCTGTGCCGATCATCATCATCATGGCTGCTATGGCGTTCGCCACTAGCTATCTGCGCGGGTTCGCATGGTGGGCCTTCGGCAGTTTGGCGCTCTACGGAGTACAGATTGCGCTGGCCACGGGCAGCGCGACCTTGCTGGCGCTGCACCCTTTCAATGCAAGCCTGCTGCTGATGGCTGCCCTCGTATTGCTGGCCAAGACCGAACGCCGCCGCGCTTTACACACTTAG
- a CDS encoding NAD(P)H-dependent oxidoreductase — translation MSKTLLLMFHRDIEKSVANAALFRAAQGIEGVTAIDVQARYPDGRIDMFTDAQADAQLLLGADRIVLQFPVQWYATPSILKAWQDAVLTRMYYVFPQDEGERLAGTPLMVVATLGNLADAYTRSGQNHYSVDEIFTPLKAMAHRCGLPWHKPHLTFSADKLDDAALATAARSYIRALQAFIATPRVATAAEV, via the coding sequence ATGAGCAAGACACTGCTACTTATGTTCCACCGCGATATTGAAAAATCCGTCGCCAATGCGGCTTTGTTTCGCGCGGCGCAAGGCATTGAAGGCGTGACCGCTATCGATGTGCAGGCACGCTACCCCGATGGGCGGATCGACATGTTCACGGATGCCCAGGCCGATGCCCAACTGCTGCTTGGGGCCGACCGCATTGTGCTACAGTTTCCTGTGCAATGGTATGCGACGCCGTCGATTTTGAAGGCTTGGCAAGACGCCGTGCTGACGCGGATGTACTACGTCTTCCCGCAAGACGAGGGCGAGCGCCTTGCAGGAACGCCGTTGATGGTGGTCGCGACGCTTGGCAACTTGGCCGACGCCTACACGCGGTCGGGGCAAAATCACTATTCGGTCGACGAAATCTTTACCCCGTTGAAAGCGATGGCGCATCGGTGCGGCTTGCCGTGGCATAAGCCACATCTGACGTTTTCAGCGGACAAGCTCGATGACGCCGCATTGGCAACCGCAGCCCGGAGCTACATCCGTGCGCTTCAAGCGTTCATCGCGACCCCACGTGTTGCCACTGCGGCAGAGGTTTGA
- a CDS encoding LysR substrate-binding domain-containing protein produces MNLLVVLDALLDEAHVSRAAHRLNLSQPAVSNALQRCRDLFDDPLLERGRGTMRRTVRAEALRGPLKSILSELNDLIDPPETPLHSLHQTVRLTMADDPTFLIAGPLLTALQSTAPGVTPIFRPWNGSTAAARDLLSGETDIAVSVFADQIEGIEQITLFDETYVVAMRRDHPAAQAFDLDAWLAYPHVLMSGTGDAQSPLDAQLTAIGRSRRVGAVVPSFQLVPSLLAHTDHIAMLPKHGFDQNAQPLLTSFDPPIEVSGFPLHLASHTRQSNNRGVQHVIAAVREIFLV; encoded by the coding sequence TTGAACCTGCTTGTGGTGCTGGATGCGCTGTTAGACGAGGCCCATGTGAGCCGCGCGGCGCATCGGTTGAACCTCTCTCAACCCGCCGTATCGAATGCGCTGCAAAGGTGTCGCGATCTGTTTGATGATCCGTTGCTCGAGCGCGGACGTGGCACAATGCGGCGTACCGTGCGGGCGGAAGCGCTGCGGGGGCCTCTTAAATCCATTCTAAGCGAGCTGAATGACCTTATTGATCCTCCGGAAACGCCTTTGCATAGCTTGCATCAAACCGTGCGGCTCACGATGGCAGACGATCCGACGTTTCTGATCGCAGGGCCGCTTTTGACCGCATTACAATCCACTGCTCCAGGGGTGACCCCTATTTTCCGACCTTGGAACGGCAGTACGGCAGCGGCACGTGATTTGCTGAGTGGCGAAACAGACATTGCCGTCTCGGTCTTTGCAGATCAGATTGAGGGCATCGAACAGATCACACTGTTTGATGAGACATATGTTGTTGCGATGCGGCGCGATCATCCTGCCGCACAGGCGTTTGATCTTGATGCGTGGCTGGCATACCCGCACGTCCTGATGTCCGGGACAGGCGACGCGCAATCCCCTTTAGATGCTCAGCTTACGGCCATAGGGCGGTCGCGCCGTGTCGGTGCGGTTGTGCCCTCCTTCCAACTTGTCCCGTCGCTGTTGGCGCACACAGATCATATCGCGATGTTACCCAAACACGGGTTCGATCAAAACGCGCAACCGCTTTTGACCAGCTTTGATCCGCCGATTGAGGTCAGTGGCTTCCCCTTGCATCTGGCCAGCCACACGCGCCAATCGAACAATCGCGGAGTCCAGCATGTGATTGCCGCGGTCAGAGAGATTTTTCTCGTTTGA
- a CDS encoding nucleotidyltransferase domain-containing protein produces the protein MKMVSKGAVLRAQHTDLDRLVVLCQSELRAVQVWLFGSRARGDHHANSDFDILAILPDDAPDAAEDPITVFLLRRRSGLNADLLVTRLTDFEGARDTMNTISFIVHREGVRLDV, from the coding sequence ATGAAAATGGTGTCAAAGGGGGCCGTGCTCCGCGCGCAACATACTGACCTCGATCGGCTTGTGGTTCTTTGCCAATCGGAGTTGCGGGCGGTTCAGGTCTGGCTGTTTGGCAGCAGGGCGCGCGGCGATCACCACGCCAACAGCGACTTCGACATTCTTGCAATCTTGCCTGACGATGCACCCGATGCAGCAGAAGACCCGATCACGGTTTTTCTCCTGCGACGACGTTCTGGCCTGAACGCGGATCTTCTTGTCACGCGGCTGACGGATTTCGAGGGCGCGCGCGATACCATGAACACCATCAGTTTTATTGTTCATCGGGAGGGGGTTCGGCTGGACGTCTGA
- a CDS encoding rhomboid family intramembrane serine protease: MPHRSYPESAIRIALAVKRLAASVCRSQWRLLPRAKAVEGAVKTSTFADMKKRDHMHAFFRRATALASFVALLWAVQVVNWIIGYGFNPVFGLIPRHVSGLDGVIAMPLLHGSFAHLMANTLPLLVMGGLLVATTTRALLAVNAVVMGLGGGLVWLFGSSAIHIGASGLVFGWFGFLVARGLVDRSLVTLGAALLVGVLYGSFLWGVLPGQPGVSWEAHLFGAIAGAAAAFLVRTHVHAPRFGGVNRE, encoded by the coding sequence ATGCCGCATCGCAGCTATCCGGAATCAGCTATTCGTATTGCGTTAGCTGTAAAAAGGTTGGCGGCCTCGGTCTGCCGTTCTCAGTGGCGGCTTCTTCCGCGCGCGAAAGCCGTTGAAGGTGCTGTAAAGACGTCTACATTCGCCGACATGAAGAAACGGGATCACATGCACGCTTTCTTTCGGCGCGCCACGGCGCTTGCATCCTTTGTCGCACTGCTCTGGGCGGTCCAGGTCGTCAACTGGATCATCGGCTACGGCTTCAATCCGGTCTTCGGCCTGATCCCCCGGCACGTCAGCGGGTTGGACGGCGTCATCGCAATGCCCCTTTTGCACGGAAGCTTCGCGCATCTAATGGCCAATACGCTGCCGCTATTGGTGATGGGTGGGTTGCTGGTGGCCACTACCACGCGGGCCTTGCTGGCCGTCAACGCCGTGGTGATGGGCCTAGGCGGAGGTCTCGTCTGGCTGTTCGGAAGCTCCGCCATCCATATCGGCGCGTCAGGGCTGGTCTTTGGCTGGTTCGGCTTCCTCGTGGCGCGCGGTTTGGTCGACCGCTCGCTGGTCACGCTGGGCGCGGCACTACTGGTCGGCGTCCTGTATGGCTCCTTTCTCTGGGGTGTTCTGCCGGGGCAACCTGGCGTCTCTTGGGAGGCTCACCTGTTCGGCGCTATCGCGGGCGCAGCTGCTGCATTCCTTGTACGAACACATGTCCATGCTCCTCGCTTCGGCGGCGTCAATCGAGAATGA
- a CDS encoding DUF1611 domain-containing protein, producing the protein MKTKSDAVDTIRRPIRGAQAPPITQIKPASLTSGRQVTGSPTAVVYCEGNFTQIDGKTANGLVRHSQAYRILSVIDSTYSGQDSGSVLDDTINHIPIVAHLEAAVALEAVIPDTLIYGMAPSTGRLSTADRGVVLQAIKLGMNIVSGLHEYLSDDSEIANAALVRNVTIRDIRKPKPSKDMRLFDGSVAGVKALRIAVLGTDCAIGKRTTATVLARALNAKGIKTVLVGTGQTGLMQGAKYGIAMDAVPPQFCCGELEGAIVAASEAEQPDVILIEGQGALSHPAFCTSAFILRGSQPDAVILQHAPNRAHRCDFPNMPMPSVTSEIELIEAFADTKVIGITLNHEGMSEAEITDTIAAQSLQLGLPVTDALARPTAHLLAMVVATYPGLTRRPSMAAI; encoded by the coding sequence ATGAAAACCAAATCTGACGCGGTCGATACCATCCGCCGCCCCATAAGGGGGGCGCAAGCGCCACCAATAACACAGATCAAACCCGCAAGCCTGACGTCAGGCAGGCAGGTCACAGGCTCACCGACGGCAGTCGTCTACTGTGAGGGGAATTTCACGCAAATCGATGGCAAGACTGCGAACGGCCTTGTCCGCCATTCACAAGCGTATCGCATCCTTTCTGTCATCGACAGCACCTATAGCGGACAAGACAGCGGATCCGTTCTCGACGACACAATCAACCACATTCCGATCGTTGCTCATTTGGAGGCTGCCGTTGCCCTTGAAGCCGTCATTCCCGATACGCTCATCTATGGGATGGCTCCGTCAACGGGACGTCTTTCGACCGCAGACCGAGGCGTAGTTCTGCAAGCGATCAAGCTTGGCATGAACATCGTAAGCGGGTTGCATGAATATCTGAGCGATGACAGCGAAATAGCCAATGCTGCTTTGGTGCGAAATGTCACGATCCGCGACATCCGCAAGCCGAAGCCCAGCAAGGATATGCGCCTGTTCGATGGCAGTGTCGCTGGTGTCAAAGCGCTGCGGATTGCCGTTCTTGGTACTGATTGCGCGATCGGCAAGCGAACAACGGCAACCGTTTTGGCCCGGGCTCTGAATGCGAAGGGCATCAAGACAGTGCTTGTCGGCACAGGCCAGACCGGCCTGATGCAGGGCGCAAAATACGGTATCGCTATGGATGCCGTACCGCCTCAATTCTGCTGTGGCGAGCTTGAAGGCGCGATTGTTGCGGCTTCTGAAGCGGAACAACCCGATGTTATTTTGATCGAAGGCCAGGGTGCATTGAGCCATCCCGCGTTTTGTACATCTGCCTTTATCTTGCGGGGGAGCCAGCCGGATGCCGTCATCCTTCAGCACGCGCCGAACCGTGCCCATCGCTGTGACTTTCCCAATATGCCAATGCCATCTGTGACAAGTGAAATTGAACTAATCGAAGCCTTTGCCGATACAAAGGTCATAGGTATCACGCTCAATCACGAGGGGATGTCTGAGGCCGAAATCACCGACACCATCGCGGCGCAGTCACTGCAACTTGGGCTGCCAGTAACAGATGCATTGGCCCGACCGACTGCACATTTGCTTGCGATGGTCGTCGCCACATACCCCGGCTTGACACGAAGGCCGTCTATGGCCGCGATATGA
- a CDS encoding alanine racemase, giving the protein MSCPRIEVDLSKIRRNTQTLVERLGPRRIGVTGVTKAVCGHPAIAQAMLDGGAVGLADARISNVQRLRAAGMTGPITLIRSPMLSQADQVVQSCEESYNTEILVISALAAAAIRNGSVHGVVLMVEMGDLRDGISPENLPDIAMQVMQLAGVALKGIGANFACLSGLSPTALQMAAFCDLANEIESICGPILKIVSGGNSATLPWALGERATGRVNDLRLGEAILLGVEPVSGDQIGGMHTDAFTLVAEVIETDAKPPPSPIALIDPTTERLRIVTTSAASARMILAMGHQDTDIPGLSMPVGSTLIGATSDHLVIGSPRTLPKVGSEVRFQMNYSALMHAMAAPDIKVELMGNSSTRPTRHTQGKVGHFARV; this is encoded by the coding sequence ATGAGCTGCCCGCGCATCGAGGTGGATCTCAGCAAGATACGTCGCAACACGCAGACCCTTGTTGAGCGCTTAGGCCCGCGTAGGATCGGCGTCACTGGCGTGACCAAAGCTGTCTGTGGGCATCCTGCGATCGCTCAAGCCATGCTCGATGGCGGGGCTGTGGGGCTTGCCGATGCGCGGATCAGCAATGTGCAAAGGTTGCGTGCGGCAGGCATGACAGGCCCCATCACTCTGATCCGTTCGCCGATGTTAAGCCAGGCCGATCAAGTCGTTCAGTCCTGCGAAGAGAGCTATAACACAGAGATCTTGGTCATTTCGGCGTTGGCTGCCGCCGCGATCCGCAATGGTTCCGTCCACGGTGTTGTCCTAATGGTCGAAATGGGTGACCTTCGCGACGGGATATCACCCGAGAACCTGCCGGATATTGCGATGCAAGTCATGCAATTGGCTGGGGTTGCGTTGAAAGGGATAGGCGCGAACTTTGCCTGTCTGAGCGGGCTTAGCCCGACTGCTTTGCAAATGGCCGCTTTTTGCGACCTCGCGAATGAGATCGAGAGTATATGCGGCCCAATCCTCAAGATCGTGTCTGGTGGCAACTCAGCCACCTTACCCTGGGCGCTTGGTGAACGCGCGACGGGTCGTGTCAACGACCTCCGTCTGGGTGAGGCGATCCTTCTGGGTGTTGAGCCAGTGTCTGGGGACCAGATCGGGGGGATGCACACGGACGCCTTCACTCTTGTTGCCGAAGTTATCGAAACGGATGCAAAACCCCCGCCTTCCCCTATCGCCCTGATCGACCCAACCACAGAACGACTTCGCATTGTGACAACCAGTGCTGCCTCTGCGCGCATGATCCTCGCGATGGGACATCAGGACACCGACATTCCGGGGCTTTCAATGCCTGTTGGAAGCACATTGATCGGTGCAACCAGCGATCATCTTGTCATTGGTTCGCCCCGAACCCTACCAAAGGTGGGTTCCGAGGTGAGATTCCAGATGAATTACAGTGCGTTGATGCATGCCATGGCCGCGCCAGACATCAAAGTAGAACTCATGGGCAATTCGTCCACACGACCAACACGGCACACCCAAGGCAAGGTCGGTCACTTCGCGCGAGTTTGA
- a CDS encoding BadF/BadG/BcrA/BcrD ATPase family protein, whose amino-acid sequence MAQASEPYLIAVDGGGSGCRAVVATHAGQVLGEGSAGPANATTDLVQAIANSRRAIGAALHAAALSKDALQTSVGHLGLAGALTNEVALRIAADCGVRRVTVSDDLETAVVGAFGTRDGVLVSVGTGSVLAARQGGALVRLGGWGLQVSDQASGAWLGRALLERVLLCHDGLEQHSALTLEVLENTGGTAMSIVGFASTARPADFARFAPLVAAAPQDPHGRALMQDGAEYLRRALMVLDPDGTAPVCLTGGLGPVYADWLPPKIQARLEAPAGTALDGALQMARDAAERGE is encoded by the coding sequence ATGGCGCAGGCATCCGAACCCTATCTGATCGCAGTTGATGGCGGCGGCTCTGGTTGCCGCGCGGTTGTCGCGACACACGCAGGGCAAGTGTTGGGCGAGGGGTCTGCCGGACCGGCCAATGCGACAACCGATCTGGTTCAGGCGATTGCCAATTCGCGGCGCGCTATCGGCGCGGCACTGCATGCGGCGGCGCTTTCCAAAGATGCACTGCAGACGTCTGTTGGGCATCTTGGGCTTGCTGGCGCTTTGACGAATGAGGTGGCTCTGCGGATCGCGGCGGATTGCGGAGTGCGCCGGGTGACAGTCAGTGACGATCTTGAGACGGCGGTTGTCGGCGCATTTGGCACAAGGGACGGCGTGCTGGTCTCGGTCGGGACCGGATCGGTATTGGCGGCGCGGCAAGGCGGCGCACTGGTCCGGCTAGGTGGGTGGGGGTTGCAGGTTTCAGATCAAGCGTCGGGCGCATGGCTGGGGCGGGCGCTGCTGGAACGGGTCTTGTTGTGTCATGATGGGCTGGAGCAGCACTCCGCTTTGACGCTCGAGGTGCTGGAGAACACCGGAGGAACGGCTATGTCCATCGTAGGTTTTGCGTCCACTGCGCGACCCGCGGATTTCGCGAGGTTTGCGCCGCTTGTCGCGGCGGCACCGCAGGATCCCCACGGTCGTGCGTTGATGCAGGACGGTGCAGAGTATCTGCGTCGCGCGCTGATGGTGCTGGACCCGGACGGGACCGCGCCGGTCTGTCTGACAGGCGGCCTGGGGCCGGTCTATGCCGACTGGTTGCCCCCGAAGATACAGGCGCGCCTTGAGGCCCCCGCCGGCACGGCGCTGGACGGTGCCTTGCAGATGGCCCGCGACGCGGCAGAGCGCGGCGAATGA
- the nagA gene encoding N-acetylglucosamine-6-phosphate deacetylase, giving the protein MMRLIYSGAQVFDGVTLHKDAVLVIEDGATAAILPTSDAPSGKVVALDGGVLTPGFVDLQANGGGGVMFNDETSVDGLRVIAAAHAATGTRAFLPTLITDTPNRTRAAIDAVVAAIADGVPGIAGLHLEGPHLAVAQKGAHDADLIRPMTDRDVAVLEDAAHRLPLLKVTVAPESTRPAQIARLARAGVLISLGHSDCSYDTALVAFAAGARCVTHLFNAMSPLRHRAPGLVGAALDSCGISAGIIADGVHVHPAAIRAAVAAKRGSDRLFLVTDAMASLASELQEFRLGGRRILRGEGRLTLEDGTLAGADLTMPQAIQVLTQEVGVPLAQALSMATTIPARLLSGFSATASGFRAPFIYLAENGDVSSPEETAGMVDPSS; this is encoded by the coding sequence ATGATGCGGCTTATCTACAGCGGCGCGCAGGTTTTTGACGGGGTGACATTGCACAAGGACGCGGTTCTAGTCATCGAGGATGGTGCGACGGCGGCCATCTTGCCGACGTCTGACGCCCCGTCCGGTAAGGTTGTGGCCCTGGACGGGGGCGTATTGACGCCCGGTTTTGTGGATTTGCAGGCCAATGGCGGTGGCGGCGTGATGTTCAACGACGAAACCAGCGTCGATGGGTTACGCGTGATCGCCGCCGCCCATGCCGCAACCGGGACGCGGGCTTTTCTGCCTACGTTAATCACCGATACACCCAATCGCACCCGCGCTGCGATCGACGCGGTTGTGGCGGCCATCGCCGACGGCGTGCCCGGCATCGCGGGTCTGCACCTAGAGGGGCCGCACCTTGCCGTTGCGCAAAAGGGGGCCCACGACGCGGACCTGATCCGCCCGATGACGGATAGGGACGTGGCCGTTCTGGAAGACGCGGCGCACAGGTTGCCCCTACTCAAGGTGACCGTCGCGCCAGAAAGCACCCGTCCCGCGCAGATCGCGCGGTTGGCGCGGGCCGGGGTGCTGATTTCGCTGGGACACAGCGATTGCAGTTACGACACCGCCTTGGTCGCCTTTGCCGCTGGTGCGCGCTGTGTCACGCATCTGTTCAACGCCATGAGCCCATTGCGGCATCGCGCGCCGGGTCTTGTCGGAGCGGCCCTGGATTCCTGTGGGATCTCTGCGGGCATCATTGCCGACGGCGTCCATGTTCATCCTGCTGCGATACGCGCTGCGGTTGCGGCCAAACGTGGATCGGATCGTCTTTTCCTGGTGACCGATGCCATGGCCTCGCTCGCCTCGGAGTTGCAGGAGTTTCGGTTGGGCGGGCGTCGTATCCTGCGCGGTGAGGGGCGGCTGACGTTGGAGGATGGCACTTTGGCAGGGGCGGATCTGACAATGCCGCAGGCGATCCAAGTGCTGACGCAAGAGGTGGGCGTACCGCTTGCTCAGGCGTTGAGTATGGCGACGACGATCCCCGCGCGCCTGCTGTCGGGTTTCTCTGCCACGGCATCCGGTTTTCGCGCGCCATTTATCTATTTGGCGGAAAATGGCGACGTATCGTCGCCAGAGGAAACAGCCGGGATGGTTGATCCATCATCCTAA
- a CDS encoding lytic murein transglycosylase: MRLTRREFALGVAGFGLAGCLPGGGAIPQVARPDPELEPGLRPQPNPAYDQWVAAFKTRAMSQGITQGTLDRAFRGQGFLPGVIERDRNQTEFNRTLEDYIAIVAPEEKVAFGRTAYARQRSALARVEAQYGVPAEIMASFWGVESYFGTKRGKIPVISATSTLAWEGRRGRFFESNLVDALRIVQTGDARPDQLVGSWAGAMGHTQLIPNAYQENAVDFDGDGKRDIWSENPIDAFATTARFVSRAGWKRGAPWGLEVRLPQGYSGPTGRKNRAAVSRFRDLGVRTAQGGSLPDHGSAAVLAPMGVGKPAFLVFHNFNMIMRYNPSENYALAVGYLADRLAGAGPLVGDFGRDKYGLSQEERKALQRGLTRAGFDAGTPDGVFGKKTEAAIRAYQAAKGLAVSGEPSRALLDALG, from the coding sequence ATGCGTCTGACCAGACGAGAATTTGCGCTGGGCGTAGCGGGTTTTGGGCTGGCCGGATGCCTGCCCGGCGGGGGGGCGATCCCGCAGGTGGCGCGCCCCGATCCAGAGCTAGAGCCGGGGCTGCGTCCGCAACCCAATCCAGCGTATGATCAGTGGGTTGCCGCGTTCAAGACGCGTGCAATGTCTCAGGGCATCACCCAAGGGACGCTGGACCGTGCCTTTCGCGGGCAGGGCTTTTTGCCCGGCGTGATAGAACGTGACCGTAACCAAACGGAATTCAACCGCACGCTTGAGGACTACATCGCCATCGTCGCGCCAGAGGAAAAGGTTGCATTCGGCCGGACGGCTTATGCCCGGCAACGCAGCGCGCTTGCCCGGGTCGAGGCACAATACGGCGTTCCGGCGGAAATCATGGCCTCTTTCTGGGGAGTCGAGAGTTACTTCGGCACCAAGCGCGGCAAGATTCCGGTGATCTCTGCAACCTCGACCCTTGCGTGGGAGGGGCGGCGCGGGCGCTTTTTCGAATCGAACCTGGTGGACGCGCTGCGAATCGTACAGACGGGGGACGCGCGCCCCGACCAACTGGTCGGAAGCTGGGCTGGGGCGATGGGCCACACGCAACTGATCCCCAACGCCTATCAGGAAAATGCGGTAGATTTTGACGGCGACGGCAAGCGGGATATCTGGTCGGAAAACCCGATTGATGCCTTCGCCACAACGGCGCGTTTTGTGTCGCGCGCCGGGTGGAAACGGGGGGCGCCGTGGGGGCTGGAGGTGCGCCTGCCACAGGGCTATTCTGGACCGACGGGGCGCAAGAACCGCGCCGCCGTTTCGCGTTTTCGTGACCTTGGGGTGCGCACCGCGCAGGGCGGGTCGTTGCCAGATCATGGGTCTGCAGCGGTGCTGGCACCGATGGGCGTGGGCAAACCGGCCTTTCTGGTGTTCCACAACTTCAACATGATCATGCGATACAACCCATCCGAGAACTACGCCTTGGCGGTGGGTTATCTGGCCGACCGGTTGGCCGGTGCCGGGCCGTTGGTCGGTGATTTCGGTCGTGACAAGTACGGGCTGAGCCAGGAAGAGCGAAAGGCGCTGCAACGCGGATTGACGCGGGCCGGATTCGACGCTGGCACGCCGGATGGGGTGTTTGGCAAAAAGACCGAGGCCGCGATCCGCGCCTATCAGGCCGCCAAGGGACTGGCGGTTTCGGGTGAGCCGTCACGCGCGTTGCTGGACGCGCTAGGCTGA